The following coding sequences lie in one Lolium perenne isolate Kyuss_39 chromosome 2, Kyuss_2.0, whole genome shotgun sequence genomic window:
- the LOC127320780 gene encoding L-ascorbate oxidase homolog — protein sequence MATRDPRFPLPPAWWWVLLLAAAARLAGADDPYRYFDWTVTYGPINPLGTTQQGILINGQFPGPRIDCVTNDNLIVNVVNNLDEPFLITWNGIKQRKNSWQDGVAGTNCPIPPGANYTYKFQAKDQIGTFTYFPSVALHRSAGGFGALNVYQRPAIPVPYPAPDGDFTLLVGDWYLAGHDQLRQTLDSGAPLPFPDALLVNGMPSDIFVGDQGRTYLFRVSNVGMKTSINFRIQGHSLRLAEVEGTHPVQNVYDSLDVHVGQSVAFLVTLDQPPMDYAVVASTRFNPDSTSALPSVGTLHYSSATSRAPGPLPEGPPETADWSMNQARSFRWNLTASAARPNPQGSFHYGTIQTSRTLVFASSPPVVVAGQNRYAVNGISFVVPDTPLKLVDTYNIANVIGWDSVPPRPDGGAPQLGTPVVRLNLHEFVEVVFQNTESEMQSWHLDGYDFWAVGYGNGQWTENERPNYNLVDAQARHTVQVYPNGWSAILVSLDNQGMWNLRSANWDRQYLGQQLYLRVWTPEQSFSNEYSIPTNAILCGKAAEYAH from the exons ATGGCAACAAGGGATCCGAGGTTTCCGCTGCCACCGGCGTGGTGGTGGGTGCTCctcctggcggcggcggcgaggctcgCCGGCGCCGATGACCCGTACCGCTACTTCGACTGGACTGTTACCTATGGCCCCATCAACCCGCTCGGCACCACCCAGCAG GGCATCCTGATCAACGGGCAGTTCCCGGGCCCTCGCATCGACTGCGTCACCAACGACAACCTCATCGTCAAcgtcgtcaacaacctcgacgAGCCATTCCTCATCACATG GAACGGGATCAAGCAGCGGAAGAACTCGtggcaggacggcgtggcgggcACCAACTGCCCCATCCCGCCGGGCGCCAACTACACCTACAAGTTCCAGGCCAAGGACCAGATCGGAACCTTCACCTACTTCCCCTCCGTCGCGCTGCACCGATCCGCTGGTGGCTTCGGCGCCCTCAACGTCTACCAGCGCCCCGCCATCCCCGTCCCCTACCCGGCCCCCGACGGCGACTTCACCCTCCTCGTTGGTGACTGGTACCTCGCCGGCCACGACCAGCTCAGGCAGACActcgactccggcgcgccgctccCGTTCCCGGACGCGCTGCTCGTCAACGGCATGCCGTCCGACATCTTCGTCGGCGACCAAG GCAGGACGTATCTGTTCAGGGTGTCCAATGTCGGGATGAAGACGTCCATCAACTTCAGGATCCAGGGCCATTCTCTGAGGCTGGCGGAGGTGGAAGGCACGCACCCGGTGCAGAACGTCTACGACTCCCTCGACGTCCACGTCGGCCAGTCAGTGGCGTTCCTCGTCACCCTCGACCAGCCGCCGATGGACTACGCCGTGGTGGCGTCGACACGGTTCAACCCGGATAGCACCAGCGCGCTGCCGTCCGTCGGGACGCTGCATTACAGCAGCGCCACCTCCAGGGCGCCCGGCCCGCTCCCGGAGGGGCCACCGGAGACGGCAGACTGGTCCATGAACCAGGCGAGGTCGTTCCGGTGGAACCTGACGGCCAGCGCCGCTCGGCCCAACCCACAGGGGTCGTTCCACTACGGCACGATCCAGACGTCGAGGACCCTGGTGTTCGCCAGCTCACCGCCAGTGGTCGTCGCCGGGCAGAATCGGTACGCGGTGAACGGCATCTCCTTCGTTGTTCCTGACACGCCTCTGAAGCTCGTGGACACCTACAACATCGCAAACGTGATTGGCTGGGACAGCGTCCCGCCGAGGCCCGACGGTGGGGCGCCCCAGTTGGGGACGCCGGTGGTCAGGCTCAACCTGCACGAGTTCGTCGAGGTcgtgttccagaacaccgagagCGAGATGCAGTCCTGGCATCTTGATGGATACGATTTCTGGGCTGTCGG GTACGGCAACGGCCAGTGGACTGAGAATGAGCGGCCAAACTACAACTTAGTCGACGCTCAAGCAAGACATACAGTTCAG GTGTACCCAAACGGATGGTCGGCGATCTTGGTGTCCCTGGACAACCAAGGGATGTGGAACCTGAGGTCGGCGAACTGGGATCGGCAGTACCTCGGCCAGCAGCTGTATCTGAGGGTCTGGACACCGGAGCAGAGCTTCTCCAATGAATACAGCATCCCAACGAACGCCATACTCTGCGGGAAAGCTGCTGAGTATGCACACTGA